The region ATCCAAGCGCCAAACGAAATTCCCGCGATCCAGCAGGAACGAGCTTCGGGATTGATCGACTGCGCCCAATCGAGGGCCGCCGCAGCGTCCGATAGTTCACCTTGGCCGTGATCGAAACCGCCTTGTGACCGTCCAACACCGCGAAAATTGAACCGCAGCACGGAAAACCCACGCTCAGCGAAAGTATAATAGAGATTGTAGACGATTTGATTGTTCATCGTCCCGCCGAACTGCGGGTGCGGGTGAAGGATGATCGCCAACGGCGCCCCCCGCACGGGAGAGGGTTGAAACCGGCCCTCAATGCGGCCGGAAGGACCATTGAACATCACCTCGGGCATTCGTACTCCACTGTGACTGAACGGCTGCCAGGCAGCCGAAATGGCGGAAGCGGATATCGATCCGCGATTGGAGAAGGCAGCGCGTCAAAGTGTAGACGTGCTCTCAATTAGTTGGTTCCTCGTGTGAACTTATCCAAATTGCCCGCAACTCATTTTTTTAAATGGCCGATATCTCACGGTGTCAAACCTATGATTGCCACGAGGAACTTGACTTGCGTGCCAAGCGGGACCTAAGTCAAAAAAGCACCCGGTGCGAGGAACACGAGCGGTGGGCAGCTCGCGAAAACCGGCATTCTGGGAAACCATCGGGCCTTCTAGCACGTATCCCCCGCCGGAATGCAAGCGCTTTCGGAATGCTGGGGAGCCTTGGCTTTGAGGCCCGCCCGGCCGCTTAATTTCAAAAGGTTATGGAGTTCTCGTGTCGCGCGCTCGCGTCTACCTCGACTATAACGCCACGGCGCCACTACATCCGGCGGCGCGCGCGGCCATGGGCGCGGCCTTCGACCTTTGTGGAAACGCCTCGTCCGTACATGCCGAGGGGCGGGCAGCGCGGGCTTTGATCGAAGCCGCCCGCGCCGAAGTGGCGGCTTACGCGGGAACTGCGCCCAAAAATATCGTTTTCACATCTGGTGGAACCGAAGCGCTCAATCTGGCGCTCACGCCACACGTTGAAACGTCCAGCGATAAGGCAAAACCATTCGATTTGCTCCTGACGGGGGCCGGAGAACACCTAGCGGTGCTTGCGGGGCACCGTTTCGCGCCTAGCCAACTTGAACGTGTCAGTTTAACACCCGAGGGCGAACTCAACCTCGAGGCGCTCGGCGAGGCGCTGGAACGTGCCCGCTTGGCAGGGAGACGGGTGATGTTCGCCCTGCAAGCGGCCAATAACGAGACCGGCGTCATTCAGCCGGTCACCGTGGCAGCGGACATGGTCCATGCAGCGGGCGGACTTGTCATCTGCGACGCGGTCCAGGCGGCAGGTAGAATCGCTTGCGATCTCGGCAGTTTGAAAGCGGACGCGGTCGTCTTTTCGGCGCATAAATTTGGTGGCCCGAAGGGCGCAGGGGCGCTTTGTTTTGGCCCGGATGGCTACCATATAAAAGACCTGCTCCTGCGCGGCGGCGGTCAGGAGCGGGGGCTGCGTGCGGGAACCGAAAATATCCCCGCGATTGCCGGAATGGGCGCGGTTCTCGCGGCGACAAAGGCGCGGATAGCCGAGCAAGCTACAGCATTGGCGCTCTTGCGGGACGAAATGGAGACGAGAATCGCGCATGCCTTGCCAAATGTTGTGTTTTACGGCGCCAGCGCGAAACGGCTACCCAATACCTCCTGCTTCGCGCTGCCCACGCTCGAAGCGCAAGTCTTGCTTATCGCTTTGGATATGGAGGGTTTTGCGGTATCATCGGGGTCAGCTTGTTCGTCGGGGAAGGTCAAACGGTCACATGTCCTGAGCGCGATGGGCGTTGATCCTGATCTGGCGATGGGCGCCATCAGGGTCAGTCTGGGGTGGGAGTCGCGGCCGGAGGATTGCGTTTCCTTCGTCGAGGCGCTGGCCAAGACGGTGCGAAGGATCGAGGCAAGGCGGGATAGACCGGCAGCGTAATAGCAAGGCCATTCCCCTTTCCGGTACATAGAGCAAAGTACGGGACAAGGCACCCTTGGAAATTAAGCAACGCTATGAGATAGGTTACAATATAATACAAGAAGGTACCTGAACCAGCGGTCCTTGAAACCGCCAAGGTTAGGAGAATGGCATGGCTGCGGTCCAAGAGACCGTCGATCGCGTGAAAGCGATCGACGTGAGCGAATACAAATATGGATATTCTTTCGATATTGAGTCCGACAAGGCGCCAAAGGGCCTCAGCGAAGAAACCGTCCACTTCATTTCCGCGAAAAAGAACGAGCCGGCCTGGCTGACGGAATGGCGGCTGGGCGCTTACCGGCGCTGGTTGACGATGGCTGAACCGCACTGGGCGCGGGTCGAGTTTCCAAAGATCGATTACCAGGACATTTACTATTATTCGGCGCCCAAGACGGCGGCCGGCCCGAAGTCCCTCGACGAGGTGGATCCCGAGCTTCTCAAAGTTTATGCGAAGCTTGGAATTCCCTTGCGCGAACAAGAAGCCCTCGCCGGGATAAGTCCGGAACGCCGGATCGCCGTCGATGCGGTGTTCGATTCCGTCTCAGTGGTCACGACCTTCAAGGAAGAACTCGCCAAGGCCGGAGTGATCTTCTGTCCCATTTCGGAAGCTGTGCATTCGCATCCCGAACTTGTGCAAAAATATCTCGGATCGGTTGTGCCAACAACGGACAATTACTATGCGACGCTGAACAGCGCCGTATTTTCCGACGGCTCATTCGTCTATGTCCCACCGGGCGTCCGCTGCCCAATGGAACTTTCGACCTATTTCCGGATCAACGAACAAAACAGCGGGCAGTTTGAACGTACGCTCATCATCGCCGACAAGGGCAGTTATGTGTCCTATCTCGAAGGCTGCACGGCGCCCAAGCGTGACGAAAATCAACTGCACGCGGCCGTCGTCGAACTCATTGCGCTTGACGATGCCGAGATCAAATACTCGACCGTGCAGAACTGGTATCCCGGCGATGCCGAAGGTAAGGGCGGCATTTACAATTTCGTCACCAAACGCGGCGATTGCCGTGGCGCCAATTCCAAGATTTCCTGGACGCAGGTGGAGACAGGATCGGCGATCACCTGGAAATATCCATCTTGCATTCTGCGGGGGGATAATTCGCGGGGCGAATTCTATTCGATCGCCATTTCCAATGGCCGGCAGCAGGTCGATTCCGGCACTAAGATGATCCATCTCGGCAAGAACACAACGAGCCGTGTCATCTCGAAGGGAATTTCCGCGGGCCGCTCGCAAAACACCTATCGCGGGCTCATCTCCGCCCATCGGAAGGCAACCGGCGCACGCAATTTCACCAATTGTGATTCGCTTCTGATCGGCAATTCCTGCGGTGCCCACACCGTGCCTTACATCGAATCGAAAAATCCCAGCGCGCAATTCGAACATGAGGCGACAACCTCGAAAATCTCCGAGGACCAGCTGTTCTATTGCATGCAGCGCGGGCTTTCGGGTGAGGAAGCGACGGCTCTGATCGTCAATGGCTTTGTTCGCGATGTCCTGCAACAGCTGCCGATGGAATTCGCGGTGGAAGCACAGAAATTGATCGCCATTTCGTTAGAAGGAAGCGTCGGCTGATCGCCCATGCAAGGTGATTCTGCCGGGCCATCGCACCCGTCTCGAAACCTCGAAGAGCTGGACTGGCAGCGTCGCGGAGATGGATCGCGGACAGGCCAAATTTCTTAGGGTCCGACATCGTTAACTGAGGATGAACCAACCGTGCTGGAAGTAAAAAACCTCAGCGTTTCTATCAATGGGCGCATAATCCTTGATGATCTCAGTCTTGTTGTCCGAGATGGGGAAATTGCCGCGCTGATGGGACCAAATGGGAGCGGCAAATCGACGTTGTCCTATGTCCTGGCCGGCCGCAAGGATTACACCGTCGAGACGGGCGACATTTTGCTGAATGGCGAAAGCCTCTTAGACCTCGAGCCGGATATCCGCGCCGCCAAAGGTTTATTCCTCGCCTTCCAGTATCCTATCGAAATTCCCGGTGTCGCGACGCTGACGTTTCTCAAGGCGGCGTTGAATGCGCAACGCAGAGGCCGCGGGCAAGATGAGCTTTCCACACCGGATTTCATGAAAAAGGTCAGGGTATCGGCGAGTAAGCTACAAATCAGCCAGGACATGCTAAAGCGCGCGCTCAATGTCGGTTTTTCCGGGGGCGAAAAAAAGCGCATGGATATTCTCCAAATGGCGCTGCTTGAGCCGTCATTCGCCATTCTCGACGAAACCGATTCCGGCCTCGACATCGATGCCTTGCGCGTGGTCGCCGATGGCGTCAATGCGCTGCGCACGATCAACCGCGGTTTTCTTGTCATCACCCATTATCAGCGGCTACTCGACTATGTCGTACCGGACACCGTGCATGTGATGGCGCAAGGCCGGATCATGCGCAGCGGCGGCAAGGAACTCGCGCTTGAGCTCGAGAAGAGCGGTTATCGCGATTACAACGTTGAGCCGGTGGTTGCCTAGAAGGTCAGGGTTCGCATGAGCGCCGAAATTATCCCCGCGAGAACGCCAGCCGAGGTTTTCCTGGCCAGCGCGTTCGAACGTTCCAAGGCCACGCTGCCCGGCAACGCCAAGGTGGCGAAATGGCGCGAAGATACGTTTCGACGCTTTTATGCGGCGGGACTGCCGCACCGGCGTATAGAGGCCTGGCACTATACCGATTTGCGGTCGCTGATGCGCGAAGCTCTGCCAGTCGCCACGCCGCCGGATGAAACGGCCATCGCCGCGCTACGCGAAACCTTTGCGGCGGATGCTCCGGCGCTGCGTCTGGTTCTGGTTGACGGATTTTTCGCCGGCGGATTGTCCACCCCGATGCCAGATGGAATAAGGGTTGCTTCCCTTGCGTCCGTGTTGTCAGAGGGGCGACTCGAACTGATCGCGCTGTTGGCTTCGCAAGATCTCGGCGGCGAGGATCCCATCGTCGCCTTGAACGCGGCTCTGATGCAGGATGGCATCATTATCGAGGTGGCGGACGGAACGCAGGTCGCCGAGCCTATCCATCTTATTCATGTGACGGCTTCGCCGACAGCCGCGGCGCATTTCTCCCGCTCGGCCGTGATCGTCGGAGCGGGCGCCGCGATCCGTCTCGCGGAATCATGCCATTCAGCGAGCCCTGTTGCTAAAGCCTGTGCCAGTCAAGTCAACGCCTGCCTGACCGTATCGGTCGGCGATAATGCGCGACTCGCGCATACCGCGATGGTAACCGGACACTCCCCGCATGGAGTGCGGCTCGAAACCATGCTGGCGCGAGTCGGCCAAAGAGCAAAATTCGACAGCTTCGCCCTTGTGTCCGGCATTGGTCTCGTCCGCCGCCAGACGTTCCTGCGTTTCGAAGGCGCCGGTGCCGAAGCCTCGTTTGGGGGCGCATCCCTGCTCGGCGGCCGTGAACATGCCGACACAACCTTGCTCGTCGAGCACATGGCGCCCGCCTGCCGGAGCCGTGAGACCTACAAATATATTCTCGACGAGGAGGCAACTGGCATCTTTCAGGGCAAGATTCACGTCGCGCCGAAGGCACAAAAAACCGACGGCAAGATGCTTTCAAGAGCCGTGCTTTTGTCGGACATGGCCGCCATGAACAACAAGCCGGAACTAGAAATCTTTGCCGATGACGTTGTCTGCGGCCACGGCGCCACATGCGGCGGTCTGGACGCTGATCAATTGTTCTACCTGCAAACGAGAGGCTTGCCTCTTCCCGAGGCTGAAGCGCTGCTTTTGGAAGCCTTCGCGGGAGAATTGATCGATGGCATCGGCGATGATGGATTGATCCATGAGTTCCGCGGCCAGCTTCGAATCTGGCTTGCTGCCCGGCGTCATGCAGCGAAAGCGGCTAATGACCAGATGGAGCGCGCATGAACAAACATATGGGCATGGACGCGCCGCTCGATGTCGCTCGCCTGCGCGAGGATTTTCCAATACTTTCCACGACGGTTCATGGCAAACCGCTGGTTTATCTCGACAATGCCGCGTCGGCGCAAAAGCCACGGGAAGTCGTCGACCGGATGGTTCACGCGACCTACCACGAATACGCCAATGTGCATCGCGGCTTGCATCATCTCGCCAATGCCGCGACGGAAGCCTATGAGACAGCGCGGGAAAGCGTGCGGACCTTTCTCAACGCCGGCTCCGTGAATGAAATCATTTTCACGAAATCGGCGACCGAGGCGATCAATCTGGTCGCGGCCTCCTTTGGCGAAGCCTTCATCAAAGAGGGCGACGAGATCGTCTTGTCCATCATGGAACACCACGCCAATATCGTGCCTTGGCATTTTTTACGGGAGCGCAAGGGCGCCGTCCTAAAATGGGTGAACGTCGATGACGATGGAAATTTTCTCCTCGACCAGTTCAAACAGGCGTTGACCGCCAGGACCAAGATCGTCGCCTTAACCCATATGTCAAATGTGCTCGGCACCGTGACCCCAGTCAAGAAAATCGCCGGAATTGCGCATGCGCGCGGTATTCCCGTCTTGATCGATGGTTCGCAAGGCGCCGTCCATCTCGACGTTGACGTGGTTGACCTCGACGTCGATTTTTATTGCATCACCGGCCATAAACTCTATGGGCCGACCGGCGTCGGCGCGCTCTACGGAAAGGCGGAGTGGCTGGCGAAAATGCCTCCCTTCCTCGGCGGCGGCGAGATGATCGAGGAAGTCACCACGGATCGCGTGACTTATAATGAACCGCCACATCGGTTCGAAGCTGGCACCCCGCCCATCGTGCAAGCGATTGGGCTCGGCGCGGCCGCAAACTACCTTCGGCGGATCGGCCGCGACCGCATTCATGCACATGAAATGGCTTTGAGCGACTATGCGCATGAACGTTTGTCGCGGATCAATTCGCTGCGCATTTTCGGCCGCGCGAAGAGCAAAGGCGCTATTATTTCGTTCGACATGAAGGGGGCCCATCCGCATGACATTGGCACGGTGCTTGACCGCAGAGGCATCGCCGTGCGCGCCGGAACCCATTGCGCCCAGCCTCTCCTGGCGCGTTTCGGCGTTACCGCGACCTGCCGGGCCTCCTTCGCGCTCTACAACACCTTCGAGGAAGTCGATAAGCTCGCCGATGCCCTGATCAAAGCTGAAAGCCTATTTGTGTGACAAAAGAGGAACCGGATATGGCGGAAGCCCAATCCATCGAAACCCCTTCGATCGAAACCCGAGAAATGGTTGACCCGGAGTTCATGCCGAACCAGCCGCAGTGGCTCTTCGATCCGGCGGTGCCAGAAGAAGAGCGCGCGCGCTACACAAACGATATCGTCGCGGCCGTGAAGACGGTGTTCGATCCGGAAATTCCGTGCGACATCTATGAGCTTGGATTGATCTACAAAGTCGACATCGGTGACGATCGCCTGGTCAAGATCGACATGACCTTGACTGCACCCGGGTGCCCGGTTGCGGGCGAACTTGCGCGGTCGGTCGAGACGGCGGTTGGCGCTGTTCCTGGTGTGCTTGGCGTTTCTGTCTCGGTGGTCTTCGAACCGCCATGGGATCAGGGACGCATGTCGGACGAAGCGCGCGTTTCGCTCGATATGTTTTGAAGCAACTCGGGAACACTCCAGATGAGACCGTTACAGTGAGGAACCGCTTAGCCTTTCAGCATGGGATCGATCAATTTTGCCAAAGCGTCCGGATTCATCTCGCCGTTCTGCTTTTTCCCATTGATGAAAAACGTCGGCGTCGCATTGACGCCAAATTTTTCAGCCGCCTGATCATGCACCTTGGCGATCTTATTGTAGAGATCCTGGTTTTTGAGGCACGCCTCGAAACTTGTTTGGCTCATCCCGGTTTGCTTGACGAGATTGGCTAAGGCTTCCACCGGCTTGTCGGTGAACGCCCAGTTTTTTTGTTGCGCAAAGAGAAGTTCGACGATGGCATTTCTCTTGTCGTCACCTGCACAGCGGGCCACCATGAAACCGGCGGCCGCCAATGGGTCAAGCGGGAATTCACGCAAGATAAAGCGCACTTTGCCAGTATCGATATATTTGCTTTTCAATTCGGGAAAGGTCGTTGCGTAAAAAGCCGCGCAATGGCTACACGTCATCGACGCATATTCAACGATTGTGACCGGCGCGCTGCTGGAGCCAAGCGCAATATCGGGTAACGCTTCGGCGGCCATCAGTTCGTTGACAGGTACACCCGCAGCTTCCGCCCTGACAGAAGCTGGTGGATTGCCGATGACAAATAGACCCGCGATCGTCAAAGCCGTTGCGGCGGCCGTTTCGAGCAGGCCACGATGGCCTCTCAGGACTGTCTTGGCAGATTTCGGCGAACGCATGACGTCGGCTCCCTAGGCGGCGGCGCGCAGCTTTGCCTGAATACCTGGTGGTAAGGCAAGACAATTATTGTTTTGGCGGGTGGACATACCGCCGCGCTCGCATGCCTGGGCATATTAACCAAATTCGCCAGCGCGCCAAAGCGCAAATCGCCACGGAACCATTGACAGCTTAACAACCGTCCGGCATCGACTTGCCCCGCAACCGCCGCGTTGACAGAAATTGTATCCGCCCCTAGGTTGCACTTTCCCCCTTGCGCCCGGCTCATGCGCGTCTTTCTATCCTCGGCGGCATGCCTGAGCCAATGATCGAATCTCAAGAGGCAGGACATGAGCAGCGCGATCCACGCTCCCGTTAGCCGGCCGGTTCCGATCCCGATCGGGGAAATTCTCCCATGGGCGGCGTTCGCCGGTATCCTGGCTCTCCTCGCCATCTATTTCATCGGCGCCGAGCAAGGCGCGACTGCGCTGATGTCTGGCCATTATCTGCACGAATTCGTGCACGACGGACGCCACATCATGGCCTTTCCTTGTCACTAGTTTGTGCTCGCAAGATGAATCGCCCGCGATCTTTATCGTCCCGTTTTGCAGTGCGATATCATCCAAAGGAACTGCAACGTTTTTGGATCATGCTCTAATGGTGTGGGCACGTGGTTAGTGGTCTGCTTTTGCGGGGGCTCCTCGCGGGGTTCCTCGCGGGGCTGATTGCGGCGGTCTTTTCGGGCTTTGCCGGCGAGCCTTCCATCGAACGCGCGATTGCCTATGAAAGCGCTGCGGAGCAGGCTGCTGGACTTATCCCCGAGCCGGAAATCGTCAGCCGGAGCACTCAGCGCGGCGCCGGTCTTTTGACCGCGAGCGCCATTTATGGTGCCGCGTTAGGCGGCTTGTTCAGCCTGGTTTTCGCTTTCGCTTACCAGCGAATTGGAGATTTGGACCCGCGCACCCTGTCGGCCTTATTCGCGCTTGCCGGGTTTATCGCACTCGTGCTCGTGCCGGAGCTGAAATACCCGGCCAACCCGCCGGCGATCGGCGAGGCGGCGACGATCGGCGCCCGCACAGCGCTCTATTTCGCCATGCTCGCCATTTCTCTTCTTGCAATGATCCTCGCCGTGACACTCGCCCCTTATCTCACGGCGTGGCTCGGCGCCTGGAATGGCACTCTGCTCGCCGCCGCCGTCTTCGCTGGGTTGGCGGGCCTCGCCGCCCTTGCACTGCCGCCTATCGATGAGGTTCCAAGCGATTTTCCGGCAAATGTCCTATGGAATTTCCGCCTGGCATCAATTGGCGCGCGCGCGCTCCTTTGGGGCACGCTCGGATTGGCGTTTGGCGGCATGACGCAAATTTGGCTGCGCGGCGTAAAGCCGTATTCGGCGTAACCTTTTTCATGGACGAGGTGAAGCCGCATGCGCCGTGACTCCATTGCTTCCGTTGGCCATCATTTTTTCATCGGGCTCAAGCCTTCGCCGGTTCTTGACGCGCAAGACCGCGCGCTTTTGGCTGAACTGCAGCCCGCCGGCGTCATCCTGTTCAAGAGCAATTTCCGGCATGATCTCCCCTACGAAGCGTGGCTCGAAATCCATGCCCGGCTGATCAACGATATTCGCGCCGCAACCGGGCGCCCGCACATGTGGATCGGGATTGACCATGAAGGCGGCCGCGTCTGCCGGACACCGCTGCCGATTACCCGCTTTGACTATGCGGTACACTTAGCGCACCAATCGGCGAAAGTCGGCGCCGCGATGGGACGCGAACTCGCCTCGCTCGGCATCAACCTCGATTTCGCGCCGGTGCTCGATATTCATACGAATCCCGCCAATCCGGTGATCGGCCCACGGGCTTTTGGACCCACTCCTGATGCTGTGATTGCCGCCGCCCTCCCCTTCATCGAGGCTCTGCAAAATGAAAATGTCCTGGCCTGCGGCAAGCATTTTCCGGGGCATGGCGACACCAGCATCGATTCTCATCTGGGTTTGCCCTCTCAGCCGCTGGACCTCAATGCCTTGCGGGCGCGCGAGCTAAAGCCGTTCGCGAGTGCGATCAAAGCTGGGCTTTCGATGATCATGACGTCGCATATTCTCTATCCTGCGGTCGATCCGGTGTCACCAGTCACCCTATCGCGCCGGTTCCTCACCGGAATTCTCCGTGAGGAGCTCGGCTTTGAAGGTGTCGCCATCTCCGACGATATCGGGATGGGCGCGATGAAGGGCGTTTTCGACGACCCGGAGTCCGCGGTGCGTTTGATCTCGGCTGGGAGCGACATGGTGATGGTTTGCGCGCATTTCACTGATTCGAGCCGCGCCAGGGGGTTCGCGGAAGCAATCGTCGCGGCGAGAGACCAGGGACGCTTGGACTCGGACATTTTGGCGCGCTCTAAGGCCCGCGTCGAAAACTTGCTGAGCCGCGCGGCAACCAACGACGTGCACCCGCTGCCCGAAAACACTTTTCGCGCGCATGCCGGGATCGCTAAGCTCTATGAAGCCGAAACCGTCGAGGTGGTTTAGCCGCCCTGCCCTGCCCCGCCAGGGAGCAATCCTTGCGCCACACCTAGTTGACCCCGGCTGCCGAAAACCGGGAATTACGTGCGATCGTCCTTATCTCGCCCCGCCAGAGGGAAGAAAACAAGAGTACTCAGCTCCAAAAAATCGTACCAAATTGTTTGGCGATGTTACACTTGACATACCTACTCCCATAATGTAGTGTTTTGGCCATAGGAGTTTTACTGCCATGGTCAATCCCGTTCTTTCTGCCCCACAGTTCCAAGACGAGGAAGGCGCTTTCGCTTATGTCGAAAGCCGTCTTTGGCCGCATGGTCCGGCTTGCCCGCATTGCGGCAATGCCAATGGGAAACGCATTCGCAAGATGGCTGGCAAAACTACCCGCCGTGGCCTTTACAAATGCTATGAATGCCGCAAGCCATTTACCGTTCGCATGGGGACCATTTTTGAGTCCTCGCATTTGCCCCTGCATCTCTGGTTGCAAGTCATCCATTTGATGTGCGCCAGCAAAAAAGGCATTGCGACCCGCCAAATTCAGCGGATGCTCGTTTGCAGCATGAAAACCGCATGGTTTCTCACTCATAGAATTAGAAAAGCTATGCGTGACGGTTCTCTAGCTCCCATGGGCGGCGTTGGCGGAATTGTCGAGTCCGACGAAACTTTTATCGGGCGCAAAGACGGAACCATTAAGCGCCGTGGTCATGGCCATAAGAATGCTGTCTTATCTCTCGTTGACCGCAAGAGCGGGAAAGTCCGATCATTTTATATCGATGGCACCAGCGCTGCCGATGTTATGCCGATCATCCGCAAGAATGTCGCGAAAGAAACCGCGATGATGACTGATGAAGGCGGCCACTATAGTCGCCTAGGATCTGATTTCCAGAGCCATGAAACTGTGAACCATAAGGCCGATGAATATGTGCGCTATGACGGTGATCGCCTCATCACCACCAACACCGGCGAAAACTATTTCAGCGTCTTTAAAAGGGGCATGAAAGGAGTTTATCAGCATTGCTCTGAAAAACACCTACATCGCTATCTTGCCGAGTTCGATTTTCGCTATTCGACTGCCCAGGAATTGCATGGCTTAAAGGCGAAATTGGATTTTTGGTCTTGGCAACAATTGTCACACGCCCAGGCCAAATCTAACTCGCTCCAAGCTGTCGTCTCTCATCAGCTCGCAGGAGGCGAGGTTCTAACCGATCCTCTTGATACTGATGTTTTACTGTCATTGACAGCTCCAACCGGTGAGAAAATTACATATCGATTACCCAAGGCCGAATCTCGTAAGATTGCAGAAGAAATTTTGTCGTTGCCGAGCGTCAAAACAAATTCGGAGGATCTAAATTGAAATCTAAGAAAGCCTTGGAAGATAAGCCAAAGCTTACAGACGCGGATCGCCATAAGCGATTCATAGATATGGCGCATGAAGTTGGTGCATCTGAAGACCCGAAGGAGTTTGATCGAGCGTTCGAGAAGGTCATTCGGAATCCCCCTTCTCCGAAGGAGGATAGGAAGCCGCATACAAAAGATTGACCCAGCTCACATTCTTGGCGATCACATGCCGGACATAAGGCGGTATTAGCT is a window of Methylocapsa sp. D3K7 DNA encoding:
- a CDS encoding IS1595 family transposase; this encodes MVNPVLSAPQFQDEEGAFAYVESRLWPHGPACPHCGNANGKRIRKMAGKTTRRGLYKCYECRKPFTVRMGTIFESSHLPLHLWLQVIHLMCASKKGIATRQIQRMLVCSMKTAWFLTHRIRKAMRDGSLAPMGGVGGIVESDETFIGRKDGTIKRRGHGHKNAVLSLVDRKSGKVRSFYIDGTSAADVMPIIRKNVAKETAMMTDEGGHYSRLGSDFQSHETVNHKADEYVRYDGDRLITTNTGENYFSVFKRGMKGVYQHCSEKHLHRYLAEFDFRYSTAQELHGLKAKLDFWSWQQLSHAQAKSNSLQAVVSHQLAGGEVLTDPLDTDVLLSLTAPTGEKITYRLPKAESRKIAEEILSLPSVKTNSEDLN